In Etheostoma spectabile isolate EspeVRDwgs_2016 unplaced genomic scaffold, UIUC_Espe_1.0 scaffold00013334, whole genome shotgun sequence, the genomic stretch TGCACCCCCCCTCCAGAATAACACGTCTCCCAGGATCATACGTCTATAACCAATGAACATGTATATTCacatagtaataataattagtttgtgtttgtctgtcaacGTCGGTCCTCGCCGGGCTGCAGCCCCCCCGCAGATTAAAGAGGAGTCCTAACTAccctcatggggggggggacctcTGCCCTCGGAcggccgagagagagagagaggggaattaaatgactaaaatcaaggaTCAAGTCTTCTGGTCCCCTAGCTCCCAACACGCTcaggtggttttattatttaggGAATAATCAACAAACAAgtacaaaatacagaaataatcttttctctttctgcccTAAAAGCAAAGAGGATCAAAACCAGAGACTAGAAAAAACAGATAAGTGTGAGTCCACATCACTCATATTTATACTCAAAGTCAAGGCTAACCCCCCTTCCTGGAAACCAGGGTATTTCCACCACAGGGGGCACAGCAGAGGACTTGTCCAGACCAGTTCCACTGTTACAGTAGGTGTGACCTTGGCACACTTAAAGGGTGCCCAAGTCACACCTAACCAATATTATAAAGATTTAgctgtttctaatatttagtTCATACATTCATCATAATATATATCATGGGTTAGAACCCTTTAAGCAGTATTTAgtattatataatatacagtgtatatattttaGCTGTAAGTTATATATTTTAGCTGTAAGTTATATATTTTAGCTGTAAGTTATATATTTTTAGCTGTAAGTTTCTTGTGTTTTCAGCTGATCGTCCGTCCAACACTACAAGGATCACACATCTATAACCAATCAACATCTATATTCCCTTCATATATTTACCCATACGCACCATGTTCACCCCACCCTGCAGATCATGGACCATGTCCAGGGAGCCGGCTCTGGATCTCTGGATCTCAGGATGTCTTCAACATCTGGTGGATTATAAGAAGATCCACGGGACTACACCCCCCCTTAGTTTCTGATCCCAATACCCAGCAACCCGCAGCTTATTGAAGCCTCTTGATATCTACAACATGCTTTAAACCTCCTGTTGTcccgggtcaaatctgacccacTTTAATAGTTTCTACATCAGGAATCTGGGATTCTTTCATCCTAATTCTCCAAATATTAAATGGATGGCTCCATATAATTTGAAGGATCACTTCattctctcatctctccctctctatacTATCTTTGATCCATTAGACTGGTCTGACCTGGACACCACCCTAAAACTCCAGACTCCATCAGACCTGTTGCTGTGTCACACACACCTTCAGTGCTGATATCTTCAGATTATCCAGAGTGCGAATGTATGGGAACATCTTCTCagtgaaggtgtgtgtgaaggtgtgtatgtgtgtgaaggtgtgtatgtgagtatCAGGATCAGAGAACCACAGCTCTCCTCTGTTCCAGTCCAGAGTCACTCTGATCCTCCGGGGCTGGTTCTTCAACAGGAGATCACTGGGTGGAGCTGATGGAGACCTTGCTGAGTATTTACCTTCATCAAACCGCATTGTCCATAATCCAGACCGTATGACCCCCTTCCTCTGGACAGACTCTGGTAACACACCCAGTTCCCAGACTGGACTGTCTCCAACCTCAACGTCCCAGCTGTGAGTTCCTGAGTTAAAGCTCTCAGAGCCCAGGACAGAGAGGTAACTATCAACCCTCTCTGGATTACCAGGAAGATGCTGTCGCTGTCCTCGTCTCACGCTGGTCAGATCGTCAGACAGGATGAGTTCTGGATGAGCAGTGTTTGGGTCCAGAACCAGAGGAGCATAGGAGACGAGGTCCTTCATCTTGGTCCAGATGTTGAAGCCCAGGTTGCCCAGGTGTTGGGCCTCATCTATCAGAGCTCCTGGGAGCAGCTGTGGATCCTCCAGCAGGAGGACCTGCTGGACTCTCCCCGCTGTAGCCTCGTAGTGGATCAGGACCGAGACGTCATCAGCTCTCAGCTGCTCCTCTGTGGCTCGGACTGAGTCTGAAAGAgctgctatctctctgctcaGAGCCTCCATCTCCGCCTTCATCCTCTGGCTcttctgctcctcttcctccctcagtGCAGCCAGCCtggc encodes the following:
- the LOC116679439 gene encoding nuclear factor 7, brain; protein product: MASMSEEEFCCPVCREVFRDPVVLSCSHSFCRDCLQTWWTERPTRECPVCKRRSSKSHPPCNLVLKNLCETFSQQRDQRPSEALCSLHSEKLKLFCLDHQQPVCLVCRDSETHSNHRFRPVDEAARQLRKEVQESLEPLKEKVKGLERVKVEFDQTAKHLKVQARRTETQIRDQFKKLHQFLEEEEEARLAALREEEEQKSQRMKAEMEALSREIAALSDSVRATEEQLRADDVSVLIHYEATAGRVQQVLLLEDPQLLPGALIDEAQHLGNLGFNIWTKMKDLVSYAPLVLDPNTAHPELILSDDLTSVRRGQRQHLPGNPERVDSYLSVLGSESFNSGTHSWDVEVGDSPVWELGVLPESVQRKGVIRSGLWTMRFDEGKYSARSPSAPPSDLLLKNQPRRIRVTLDWNRGELWFSDPDTHIHTFTHIHTFTHTFTEKMFPYIRTLDNLKISALKVCVTQQQV